A region of Arabidopsis thaliana chromosome 5, partial sequence DNA encodes the following proteins:
- a CDS encoding Transmembrane CLPTM1 family protein (Transmembrane CLPTM1 family protein; INVOLVED IN: biological_process unknown; LOCATED IN: endoplasmic reticulum, membrane; EXPRESSED IN: callus, leaf; CONTAINS InterPro DOMAIN/s: Cleft lip and palate transmembrane 1 (InterPro:IPR008429); BEST Arabidopsis thaliana protein match is: Transmembrane CLPTM1 family protein (TAIR:AT5G08500.1); Has 30201 Blast hits to 17322 proteins in 780 species: Archae - 12; Bacteria - 1396; Metazoa - 17338; Fungi - 3422; Plants - 5037; Viruses - 0; Other Eukaryotes - 2996 (source: NCBI BLink).) — protein sequence MAPPAGQTAAVAEAAGADGAPPQQQRGFGSTISGIVRIAVFWYFASKFFSPKQKPMDPTAPSQLMTNLFHKGESLDMWFYLSEQEKFNDFGNDRALYWHETNIPYAVWTPESIRTKSLTYYPSETLQNNGSLYAHIFFARSGFPIDPTDPEYQPLNSFSRTHAVATYFPKQKKNKKKSLLGSPKDSDESEPEVEKVGDKKSDPKEEVPVEWISLWKPNVTINLVDDFTHYSQNGVPPNIAPHLLVEPTTGNYYPTIYFNEFWLLRDKFIPVNETVSELPLNLEISPISMMKWQLFQQVDQSFQMQRSYGSMLDGESDELKKVFLEGNPYLLGITMFVSMLHSVFDFLAFKNDIQFWNKNKSMEGLSAKSVVLNFICQFVIFLYLLDNDTSWMILASSGVGVCIEFWKIGKAMRIEVDRSGMIPRLRFHDRESYASNKTKEYDDIAIKFLSYVLLLLVIGLSIYSLAYERHKSWYSWILSSLTSCVYMFGFIMMCPQLFINYKLKSVAHLPWRQMTYKFLNTIIDDLFAFVIKMPILHRLSVFRDDVIFLIYLYQRWVYPVDKTRVNEFGFGGEDETAEKKLITEKEEEDKKTN from the exons ATGGCCCCGCCGGCAGGACAAACGGCGGCGGTGGCTGAAGCGGCTGGCGCCGATGGTGCTCCACCGCAGCAGCAGCGTGGATTTGGTTCCACGATTTCCGGCATCGTTAGAATCGCCGTCTTTTGGTATTTTGCTTCTAAGTTCTTTTCTCCTAAGCAGAAACCTATGGATCCCACTGCTCCGTCTCAGCTCATGACTAATCTCTTCCACAAGGGCGAATCATTG GATATGTGGTTTTATCTATCAGAGCAGGAGAAGTTCAATGACTTTGGCAATGATCGTGCGCTATATTGGCATGAGACGAATATACCTTATGCTGTATGGACACCAGAGAGTATTAGGACCAAGTCACTTACGTATTATCCATCTGAG ACACTACAGAATAATGGAAGTCTGTATGCTCATATCTTTTTTGCTCGATCTGGATTTCCCATTGACCCCACTGATCCTGAATATCAACCTCTTAATAGTTTTAGTAGGACGCATG CTGTGGCGACTTACTTTCcaaagcagaaaaaaaataagaagaagagtctcTTGGGCAGTCCCAAAGACTCTGATGAATCCGAACCTGAAGTTGAG AAAGTTGGAGATAAGAAATCAGATCCCAAGGAAGAGGTCCCTGTGGAATGGATATCCCTCTGGAAACCTAATGTCACGATTAACCTGGTTGATGATTTTACTCA CTATTCACAGAATGGTGTACCACCAAACATTGCTCCTC ACTTACTGGTAGAACCGACCACAGGAAATTACTATCCTACAATTTACTTCAATGAGTTTTGGCTGCTAAGGGACAAGTTCATTCCAGTCAATGAGACAGTCTCAGAACTACCACTAAATCTGGAAATAAGTCCCATAAGCATGATGAAGTGGCAACTGTTTCAGCAAGTTGATCAATCTTTCCAGATGCAGCGTAGCTATGGAAGCATGCTTGACGGTGAATCTGACGAACTAAAG aAGGTGTTTTTGGAAGGAAATCCCTATCTTTTGGGGATCACGATGTTTGTTTCGATGCTTCATTCAGTGTTCGACTTCCTGGCATTCAAAAATG ATATCCAATTCtggaacaaaaataaatctatgGAAGGGCTGTCTGCAAAGTCTGTTGTACTGAACTTTATCTGTCAGTTTGTCATCTTCCTCTACTTGCTTGACAACGACACTTCATGGATGATACTGGCTAGTTCCGGAGTCGGTGTCTGCATTGAGTTCTGGAAAATAGGGAAAGCCATGCGCATAGAG GTTGATCGAAGTGGAATGATTCCAAGGTTGAGGTTCCATGATCGTGAATCGTATGCAAGCAATAAAACCAAGGAGTATGATGACATTGCCATCAAATTCTTATCCTATGTGCTCCTCCTCCTTGTCATTGGCTTGTCCATATATTCTCTCGCTTATGAACGCCACAAGAGCTGGTATTCTTGGATACTATCTTCACTAACAAGCTGTGTCTACATGTTCG GTTTCATCATGATGTGTCCTCAGCTATTCATCAACTACAAGCTTAAATCAGTGGCACATTTACCATGGAGACAGATGACTTACAAGTTCCTCAACACCATTATCGACGATCTCTTTGCCTTTGTCATCAAAATGCCGATTTTACATCGACTTTCTGTATTCAGAGATG ATGTGATATTCTTGATATACTTATACCAAAGGTGGGTTTACCCAGTGGATAAGACACGTGTGAACGAGTTCGGTTTTGGAGGTGAGGATGAAACTGCAGAGAAGAAGTTGATCactgagaaagaagaagaagacaagaaaacaaactaa
- the CDPK9 gene encoding calmodulin-like domain protein kinase 9 (calmodulin-like domain protein kinase 9 (CDPK9); FUNCTIONS IN: in 6 functions; INVOLVED IN: protein amino acid phosphorylation; EXPRESSED IN: 21 plant structures; EXPRESSED DURING: 13 growth stages; CONTAINS InterPro DOMAIN/s: Protein kinase, ATP binding site (InterPro:IPR017441), EF-Hand 1, calcium-binding site (InterPro:IPR018247), Serine/threonine-protein kinase domain (InterPro:IPR002290), Calcium-binding EF-hand (InterPro:IPR002048), EF-hand-like domain (InterPro:IPR011992), EF-hand (InterPro:IPR018248), Serine/threonine-protein kinase-like domain (InterPro:IPR017442), Protein kinase-like domain (InterPro:IPR011009), Serine/threonine-protein kinase, active site (InterPro:IPR008271), Protein kinase, catalytic domain (InterPro:IPR000719), EF-HAND 2 (InterPro:IPR018249), Calcium-dependent protein kinase (InterPro:IPR020642), Calcium/calmodulin-dependent protein kinase-like (InterPro:IPR020636); BEST Arabidopsis thaliana protein match is: calcium-dependent protein kinase 2 (TAIR:AT1G35670.1); Has 1807 Blast hits to 1807 proteins in 277 species: Archae - 0; Bacteria - 0; Metazoa - 736; Fungi - 347; Plants - 385; Viruses - 0; Other Eukaryotes - 339 (source: NCBI BLink).), producing the protein MANKPRTRWVLPYKTKNVEDNYFLGQVLGQGQFGTTFLCTHKQTGQKLACKSIPKRKLLCQEDYDDVLREIQIMHHLSEYPNVVRIESAYEDTKNVHLVMELCEGGELFDRIVKRGHYSEREAAKLIKTIVGVVEACHSLGVVHRDLKPENFLFSSSDEDASLKSTDFGLSVFCTPGEAFSELVGSAYYVAPEVLHKHYGPECDVWSAGVILYILLCGFPPFWAESEIGIFRKILQGKLEFEINPWPSISESAKDLIKKMLESNPKKRLTAHQVLCHPWIVDDKVAPDKPLDCAVVSRLKKFSAMNKLKKMALRVIAERLSEEEIGGLKELFKMIDTDKSGTITFEELKDSMRRVGSELMESEIQELLRAADVDESGTIDYGEFLAATIHLNKLEREENLVAAFSFFDKDASGYITIEELQQAWKEFGINDSNLDEMIKDIDQDNDGQIDYGEFVAMMRKGNGTGGGIGRRTMRNSLNFGTTLPDESMNV; encoded by the exons ATGGCGAACAAACCAAGAACCAGATGGGTTCTTCCTTACAAGACCAAAAACGTTGAAGACAATTACTTTCTTGGTCAAGTCCTTGGACAAGGCCAATTCGGAACCACTTTCCTCTGTACCCATAAACAGACAGGTCAAAAGCTTGCCTGCAAATCCATACCCAAAAGGAAGCTCCTTTGTCAAGAAGATTACGACGACGTTCTGAGAGAGATCCAGATAATGCATCACTTGTCTGAATACCCCAACGTTGTCCGTATAGAGAGTGCGTACGAGGACACCAAAAACGTGCATCTTGTGATGGAGCTTTGTGAAGGAGGTGAGTTGTTTGATAGAATTGTGAAGAGAGGTCATTACAGTGAAAGAGAAGCTGCTAAGCTTATCAAGACCATTGTTGGGGTTGTTGAGGCGTGTCACTCTCTTGGTGTTGTTCATAGAGATCTTAAGCCTgagaatttcttgttttcttcttctgatgaagATGCTTCTCTTAAATCTACTGACTTTGGCCTCTCTGTTTTCTGCACACCAG GAGAAGCATTTTCGGAACTCGTTGGTAGTGCTTACTATGTGGCACCTGAGGTTTTACATAAGCATTATGGTCCTGAATGTGACGTATGGAGTGCTGGAGTTATCCTCTACATTCTCTTATGTGGTTTTCCTCCTTTTTGGGCTG AGAGTGAAATAGGCATCTTCAGGAAGATTTTACAGGGAAAGTTGGAGTTTGAGATCAATCCTTGGCCTAGCATTTCAGAGAGTGCCAAAGATCTTATAAAGAAAATGCTTGAAAGCAATCCTAAAAAGAGGCTAACTGCTCATCAAGTGTTGT GTCATCCGTGGATTGTGGATGATAAGGTTGCTCCAGATAAACCTTTGGACTGCGCGGTAGTGTCCCGCCTGAAGAAGTTCTCTGCAATGAACAAACTTAAGAAGATGGCTTTACGAGTTATTGCAGAGAGACTATCTGAGGAAGAAATCGGTGGTCTCAAAGAACTGTTCAAAATGATAGACACAGATAAAAGTGGGACTATCACGTTTGAAGAGTTAAAAGATAGTATGAGACGTGTTGGGTCAGAGCTTATGGAATCAGAGATCCAAGAACTCTTGCGTGCG gCTGATGTTGATGAGAGTGGAACAATTGACTATGGAGAGTTCTTAGCTGCAACAATCCACTTGAACAAGCTGGAGAGAGAGGAGAATCTAGTAGCTgcattctctttctttgataaGGATGCAAGTGGTTACATCACTATCGAAGAGCTTCAACAGGCATGGAAGGAGTTTGGTATAAACGATTCTAATCTTGATGAAATGATCAAAGACATTGATCAAGATAAT gatgGACAAATAGACTATGGAGAATTTGTGGCAATGATGAGGAAAGGAAATGGCACTGGAGGAGGGATTGGTCGGAGAACTATGAGGAACTCTCTCAACTTTGGAACTACTCTTCCTGATGAGTCTATGAATGTCTGA
- a CDS encoding DNAJ heat shock N-terminal domain-containing protein (DNAJ heat shock N-terminal domain-containing protein; FUNCTIONS IN: unfolded protein binding, heat shock protein binding, nucleic acid binding; INVOLVED IN: protein folding; LOCATED IN: cellular_component unknown; EXPRESSED IN: male gametophyte; EXPRESSED DURING: M germinated pollen stage; CONTAINS InterPro DOMAIN/s: Molecular chaperone, heat shock protein, Hsp40, DnaJ (InterPro:IPR015609), RNA recognition motif, RNP-1 (InterPro:IPR000504), Heat shock protein DnaJ, N-terminal (InterPro:IPR001623), Heat shock protein DnaJ (InterPro:IPR003095), Heat shock protein DnaJ, conserved site (InterPro:IPR018253); BEST Arabidopsis thaliana protein match is: ARG1-like 2 (TAIR:AT1G59980.1); Has 16747 Blast hits to 16541 proteins in 2695 species: Archae - 126; Bacteria - 6883; Metazoa - 3195; Fungi - 1541; Plants - 1234; Viruses - 13; Other Eukaryotes - 3755 (source: NCBI BLink).), whose amino-acid sequence MEGFVDHYIVLGLASGEEALKLTEKEIAKAYKLKALDLHPDKRPDDPDAHEKFQRLKTSYEVLKDEKARKLFDDLLRIQREKQHKKSQVDSKRRKMMSDLEERERSAFSPNPSARAYDEEERIARKLKEEIDRIRARHAKKKSGFQTPESNVDEKRKEERSGAGASVQLDKERMLKVSWEKSGEGYTAGRLREVFSEFGEVEDVVIRSTKKKCSALIVMATKDGAVAATRTLCGNLSNPLLVVPLQKAAQTDFLTAKKSAEAEPQSNIVGAGLQAYEDAVMQRLLQAAMDQKKRGV is encoded by the exons atggagGGTTTTGTCGATCACTACATTGTTCTAGGTTTAGCTTCTGGAGAGGAAGCTCTGAAGCTTACCGAGAAGGAGATTGCAAAAGCATACAAGTTGAAAGCTTTGGACTTGCATCCTGATAAACGCCCTGATGATCCTGATGCCCATGAGAAATTTCAGAGGCTTAAGACATCTTACGAGGTTCTCAAAGACGAGAAAGCCCGGAAGCTGTTTGATGATCTTCTTAGAATCCAGCGTGAGAAACAACATAAGAAATCGCAAGTAGATTCCAAGAGGCGTAAGATGATGTCAGATCTGGAGGAAAGGGAGCGTTCTGCTTTTTCTCCTAATCCTTCCGCTAGAGCttatgatgaagaagagagaatcgcTAGGAAGCTTAAGGAGGAGATAGATAGGATACGTGCAAGACAtgcgaagaagaaaagtggTTTCCAAACTCCAGAGAGTAATGTagatgaaaagagaaaagaagaaagaagtggTGCTGGAGCTAGTGTTCAACTCGATAAAGAGAGAATGTTGAAGGTTTCTTGGGAAAAAAGTGGTGAAGGGTATACAGCTGGAAGGCTAAGAGAAGTGTTTTCTGAGTTTGGTGAGGTTGAAGATGTTGTTATTAGGAGTACCAAGAAGAAATGTTCTGCTCTTATTGTAATGGCTACAAAGGATGGAGCT GTTGCAGCGACGAGGACATTGTGTGGCAATCTTTCTAATCCATTGTTGGTTGTACCTCTTCAGAAAGCAGCCCAAACTGATTTTCTGACGGCTAAGAAATCTGCAGAAGCAGAACCGCAGAGTAACATAGTAGGTGCCGGTCTTCAAGCTTATGAAGATGCCGTCATGCAAAGACTGCTACAG GCGGCTATGGACCAGAAAAAGCGAGGGGTTTAA
- a CDS encoding RNA 2'-phosphotransferase, Tpt1 / KptA family (RNA 2'-phosphotransferase, Tpt1 / KptA family; FUNCTIONS IN: tRNA 2'-phosphotransferase activity, transferase activity, transferring phosphorus-containing groups; INVOLVED IN: tRNA splicing, via endonucleolytic cleavage and ligation; CONTAINS InterPro DOMAIN/s: Phosphotransferase KptA/Tpt1 (InterPro:IPR002745); BEST Arabidopsis thaliana protein match is: RNA 2'-phosphotransferase, Tpt1 / KptA family (TAIR:AT2G45330.1); Has 1807 Blast hits to 1807 proteins in 277 species: Archae - 0; Bacteria - 0; Metazoa - 736; Fungi - 347; Plants - 385; Viruses - 0; Other Eukaryotes - 339 (source: NCBI BLink).) — translation MIFVDRIDALGRILTRILRHMATELRLNMRGDGFVKVEDLLNLNLKTCANIQLNSHTIDEIREAVTRDNKKRFSLIDEDGELLIRANQGHSITTVESEKLLKPILSPEEAPVCVHGTYRKNLESILASGLKRMNRMHVHFSCGLPTDGEVISGVRRNVNVIIFLHIKKALEDGIAFYISDNKVILTQGIVGVLPVDYFQKIESWPDRQSIPF, via the coding sequence ATGATCTTTGTGGATAGAATCGATGCCCTTGGACGAATCTTGACGAGAATATTGCGACATATGGCTACTGAGCTGAGATTGAACATGAGAGGTGATGGTTTTGTTAAAGTTGAAGATTTACTCAACctgaatttgaaaacttgtgcAAATATTCAGTTAAATTCACACACGATTGATGAAATTAGAGAGGCTGTGACAAGGGACAATAAAAAACGGTTTAGCCTCATCGATGAGGATGGAGAGCTCTTGATTCGCGCTAATCAAGGCCACTCAATCACGACGGTTGAGTCAGAGAAGTTACTTAAACCAATATTGTCACCAGAAGAAGCTCCAGTGTGTGTACATGGAACTTATAGGAAGAATTTAGAATCCATCTTAGCATCGGGCTTAAAGCGTATGAATAGAATGCATGTTCACTTCTCTTGTGGATTACCTACAGATGGTGAAGTGATTAGTGGCGTGAGAAGAAATGTAAATGTTATCATCTTCCTCCACATCAAGAAAGCTCTTGAAGATGGGATTGCGTTCTACATTTCAGACAACAAAGTGATTTTGACTCAAGGCATTGTTGGTGTCTTGCCTGTCGATTACTTCCAGAAGATCGAGTCTTGGCCTGATCGGCAATCCATACCTTTCTGA
- a CDS encoding DYAD protein (BEST Arabidopsis thaliana protein match is: SWITCH1 (TAIR:AT5G51330.1); Has 170 Blast hits to 162 proteins in 36 species: Archae - 3; Bacteria - 6; Metazoa - 6; Fungi - 4; Plants - 117; Viruses - 0; Other Eukaryotes - 34 (source: NCBI BLink).), whose product MSPPLREKTLAAIYNLKRRKRSDKKICRKEPNDSAMAAGPVVIKRETEDTPGEEEEGNTSRDNALVEVKLEKQEELGLLVTCGIQKRKRLARGARSRRYSDTSFEEKPIIIPPKHKQQRVLTTRWNNERIKFAEQTLADIMKEKGATFEKPVTRQLLRVIARSKIGDTGLLDHSLKHMDGKVTPGGSDRFRRCYNTDGCMQYWLESADLVKIKLESGIPDPTWVPPAWWMVQTASSHDQSAVTSKLLMGEIEQMKSEIKELVSKQNLPDHADANEKLFKELKSWRENTDKQIVEISESLTSTQGMFKELNSWKDKVDQQLLGISNTLSNLQPNGSTSFSPAQENWEHILKTSNLEDFTTNGFDQWDDLIDGLPEAVRPETYALPTNPCKSSLQDQSLISLQDQSLVSLQDQSLVNVDMQMTESMTRGESRSSSQEKAEMTPGSSITAGPKSDIDDPTIQTQETLKELVTWKAKAEQQLMELSNAVLALKGQNQPNWRYP is encoded by the exons ATGTCGCCTCCTCTCCGAGAAAAAACCCTAGCCGCGATCTATAATCT aaaaCGCCGGAAGCGTTCTGACAAGAAGATTTGTCGGAAGGAGCCGAATGATTCTGCTATGGCTGCTGGTCCGGTGGTTATCAAGCGCGAAACTGAAGATACtcctggagaagaagaagaaggtaacaCCTCTAGAGACAACGCCTTGGTTGAAGTCAagttagagaagcaagaagaactTGGTCTTCTCGTTACTTGTGGAATCCAGAAACGAAAACGACTCGCTCGTGGAGCAAGATCTCGAAGATATTCAGACACCAGCTTCGAGGAAAAGCCGATTATTATCCCTCCGAAGCACAAGCAGCAGAGAGTATTAACCACTCGATGGAACAATGAAAG GATTAAGTTCGCAGAGCAAACCTTAGCGGATATTATGAAGGAGAAAGGTGCTACTTTTGAAAAACCTGTTACGCGACAACTGTTAAGAGTTATTGCTCGAAGCAAGATAGGTGATACTGGGCTCTTGGATCATTCCTTGAAGCACATGGATGGCAAAGTAACACCAGGTGGTTCTGATCGGTTTAGGAGGTGTTACAATACTGATGGATGCATGCAGTATTGGCTCGAAAGTGCTGACCTTGTCAAGATTAAACTTGAATCTGGAATTCCTGATCCTACTTGGGTTCCCCCAGCTTGGTGGATGGTTCAGACTGCATCATCACATGATCAATCTGCGGTTACGTCAAAGCTTCTTATGGGGGAGATTGAGCAAATGAAGAG TGAAATCAAAGAACTTGTATCAAAGCAAAATTTACCAGATCATGCTGATGCAAATGAG AAACTATTCAAGGAACTTAAGAGTTGGAGGGAAAACACTGATAAGCAAATTGTGGAGATCTCAGAATCGTTGACTTCAACTCAG GGCATGTTCAAGGAATTGAATTCGTGGAAAGATAAAGTAGATCAGCAGTTACTGGGAATTTCAAACACGCTGAGCAATCTGCAGCCGAATGGGAGCACGTCATTCAGTCCAGCTCAGGAAAATTGGGAACATATATTGAAGACTTCCAATTTGGAAGATTTTACAACGAATGGTTTTGACCAATGGGATGACCTTATTGATGGTCTACCAGAGGCTGTCAGGCCGGAGACCTACGCGCTTCCAACAAATCCTTGCAAAAGCTCTCTCCAAGATCAGTCATTGATCTCTCTCCAAGACCAGTCATTGGTCTCTCTCCAAGACCAGTCATTGGTCAACGTAGATATGCAAATGACAGAAAG CATGACTAGAGGTGAATCCAGAAGCTCCAGTCAGGAAAAAGCTGAAATGACTCCGGGTTCTTCGATTACTGCAGGTCCAAAATCAGATATTGACGACCCAACAATCCAGACTCAG GAAACCTTGAAGGAGTTGGTGACATGGAAAGCCAAAGCGGAGCAGCAGCTGATGGAATTATCAAACGCTGTCCTTGCTCTTAAGGGACAGAATCAACCCAACTGGCGTTACCCGTGA
- a CDS encoding DYAD protein (INVOLVED IN: biological_process unknown; EXPRESSED IN: 24 plant structures; EXPRESSED DURING: 15 growth stages; BEST Arabidopsis thaliana protein match is: SWITCH1 (TAIR:AT5G51330.1); Has 173 Blast hits to 168 proteins in 34 species: Archae - 3; Bacteria - 10; Metazoa - 6; Fungi - 2; Plants - 115; Viruses - 0; Other Eukaryotes - 37 (source: NCBI BLink).), translated as MSPPLREKTLAAIYNLKRRKRSDKKICRKEPNDSAMAAGPVVIKRETEDTPGEEEEGNTSRDNALVEVKLEKQEELGLLVTCGIQKRKRLARGARSRRYSDTSFEEKPIIIPPKHKQQRVLTTRWNNERIKFAEQTLADIMKEKGATFEKPVTRQLLRVIARSKIGDTGLLDHSLKHMDGKVTPGGSDRFRRCYNTDGCMQYWLESADLVKIKLESGIPDPTWVPPAWWMVQTASSHDQSAVTSKLLMGEIEQMKSEIKELVSKQNLPDHADANEKLFKELKSWRENTDKQIVEISESLTSTQGMFKELNSWKDKVDQQLLGISNTLSNLQPNGSTSFSPAQENWEHILKTSNLEDFTTNGFDQWDDLIDGLPEAVRPETYALPTNPCKSSLQDQSLISLQDQSLVSLQDQSLVNVDMQMTESSMTRGESRSSSQEKAEMTPGSSITAGPKSDIDDPTIQTQETLKELVTWKAKAEQQLMELSNAVLALKGQNQPNWRYP; from the exons ATGTCGCCTCCTCTCCGAGAAAAAACCCTAGCCGCGATCTATAATCT aaaaCGCCGGAAGCGTTCTGACAAGAAGATTTGTCGGAAGGAGCCGAATGATTCTGCTATGGCTGCTGGTCCGGTGGTTATCAAGCGCGAAACTGAAGATACtcctggagaagaagaagaaggtaacaCCTCTAGAGACAACGCCTTGGTTGAAGTCAagttagagaagcaagaagaactTGGTCTTCTCGTTACTTGTGGAATCCAGAAACGAAAACGACTCGCTCGTGGAGCAAGATCTCGAAGATATTCAGACACCAGCTTCGAGGAAAAGCCGATTATTATCCCTCCGAAGCACAAGCAGCAGAGAGTATTAACCACTCGATGGAACAATGAAAG GATTAAGTTCGCAGAGCAAACCTTAGCGGATATTATGAAGGAGAAAGGTGCTACTTTTGAAAAACCTGTTACGCGACAACTGTTAAGAGTTATTGCTCGAAGCAAGATAGGTGATACTGGGCTCTTGGATCATTCCTTGAAGCACATGGATGGCAAAGTAACACCAGGTGGTTCTGATCGGTTTAGGAGGTGTTACAATACTGATGGATGCATGCAGTATTGGCTCGAAAGTGCTGACCTTGTCAAGATTAAACTTGAATCTGGAATTCCTGATCCTACTTGGGTTCCCCCAGCTTGGTGGATGGTTCAGACTGCATCATCACATGATCAATCTGCGGTTACGTCAAAGCTTCTTATGGGGGAGATTGAGCAAATGAAGAG TGAAATCAAAGAACTTGTATCAAAGCAAAATTTACCAGATCATGCTGATGCAAATGAG AAACTATTCAAGGAACTTAAGAGTTGGAGGGAAAACACTGATAAGCAAATTGTGGAGATCTCAGAATCGTTGACTTCAACTCAG GGCATGTTCAAGGAATTGAATTCGTGGAAAGATAAAGTAGATCAGCAGTTACTGGGAATTTCAAACACGCTGAGCAATCTGCAGCCGAATGGGAGCACGTCATTCAGTCCAGCTCAGGAAAATTGGGAACATATATTGAAGACTTCCAATTTGGAAGATTTTACAACGAATGGTTTTGACCAATGGGATGACCTTATTGATGGTCTACCAGAGGCTGTCAGGCCGGAGACCTACGCGCTTCCAACAAATCCTTGCAAAAGCTCTCTCCAAGATCAGTCATTGATCTCTCTCCAAGACCAGTCATTGGTCTCTCTCCAAGACCAGTCATTGGTCAACGTAGATATGCAAATGACAGAAAG CAGCATGACTAGAGGTGAATCCAGAAGCTCCAGTCAGGAAAAAGCTGAAATGACTCCGGGTTCTTCGATTACTGCAGGTCCAAAATCAGATATTGACGACCCAACAATCCAGACTCAG GAAACCTTGAAGGAGTTGGTGACATGGAAAGCCAAAGCGGAGCAGCAGCTGATGGAATTATCAAACGCTGTCCTTGCTCTTAAGGGACAGAATCAACCCAACTGGCGTTACCCGTGA